The following coding sequences lie in one Fusarium poae strain DAOMC 252244 chromosome 1, whole genome shotgun sequence genomic window:
- the RPL35B gene encoding 60S ribosomal protein L35B (BUSCO:56724at5125), with amino-acid sequence MPSEAGHRLYVKGRHLSYQRSRHTTRPATSLIKIEGVDDTNAANFYLGKKVAFVYRGQKEIRGTKIRVIWGKVTRPHGNSGVVRAKFTSPLPTKSFGASVRVMLYPSSI; translated from the exons ATGCCTTCAGAAGCCGGTCACCGAC TATACGTCAA GGGACGTCACCTGAGCTACCAGCGCTCTCGTCACACCACCCGCCCTGCTACCAGCCTGATCAAGATCGAGGGTGTTGACGACACCAACGCCGCCAA CTTCTACCTCGGCAAGAAGGTCGCTTTCGTCTACCGTGGCCAGAAGGAGATCCGCGGTACCAAGATCCGTGTCATCTGGGGCAAGGTCACCCGTCCTCACG GAAACTCTGGCGTCGTCCGCGCCAAGTTCACCTCTCCTCTCCCCACCAAGTCTTTCGGTGCTTCCGTTCGCGTCATGTTGTACCCTTCGTCGATATAA